Within the Tenrec ecaudatus isolate mTenEca1 chromosome 7, mTenEca1.hap1, whole genome shotgun sequence genome, the region GTTCCTCCACGCCTGCCTTCTCCCCTTCTACACACACCTCATCCCACCCGCATGCCATGCCGCCACCACATCCGGACTGGCCGCACACGTGCGCCCCACCTGAAATCACATGGGACACCCACCCCTCCAGGCAGTGAGCAGGGTGGCTGCCCATCAGAAGacaccccacccaacccccgcCCCTGcgtcaaccaccaccacccacatacCCTTTTGTGCCCTCCCGATTTCTGGATCCCAGGCCCTGCCAGGGAGGAGAACTGAATTCTGCTTCTACCTGTGTTCATTCCCAGTGTGCAATTCTTTCCTCTAGCCCAGGGCTGACCCAAAAGCTGTGATTGAGTACTCTCCCTACCCATGGGGGTTGGGGGATTCATAAGAGGTACCCCTCCCCCTATTGATAGAGGTGAAGACTGTGATTACCTTTGCCCTCTCAcctcatcctccccccccccagcctgcATGGGAGCCCCCTGACAGATGCTGGGCTGGCCTTGCTGAACCCAGCGCTGGCCCTCCACCCTGCCCTGGTGGCTCTGGACCTGGGGGACTGCATGCTGGGTGACGAAGCCATCAACCTCATCTGTGGCCTCCTTCCCCCGGACGGGGCCAAGTCTGGTGAGCAGGTCCCTGCTAAGGGCATGGCTTGTGTGGCCTTGAAGAGCTACGTGCAGAGGGAAGGGCTCTGGCAGTGTGGATGACAAGGTTCTCAGACCCTCTAGAAGGGGGAAGGACTGGGgcaaagcctagggaagcctctgAAACTCAGGCTGGTGGGAGGACAAGGGAGTTTGGGGTTCTCCATGGCACCCAAGCTCTGTGGTTCAAGTTGGACAGCCCAGATAGACATGGGTGGGAAGGGACCTGAGGAGGGCCTGACGCTCCCCACCCTGGCTTCTCACGGTCCAGGCTTGAAGGAGCTGACGCTGAGTGCCAACCCTGGCATCACCccaaagggctggagccgccTCGCCATTGCTGTGGCCCACAGCTCCCAGGTTCGCGTCCTCAACCTGGACTACAACCCCCTGGGTGAGGCTCAACACTCCCCATAACCACCTCAAGAACCTGGGCCCACTGGTCGTCTTGGTATCCTTCcctgcagagggagggtgggcgagCTGGAATGAGGGGAGTCTGGGAGGTGTGAAGATCCAAATGGCAAACAGGTAGATGGAAGCTTCAGTCACCAAGCTTCCTTCCTGTGGGCCCTTCCGGGCCTAGGAATGAAGACCGAGGAGTGGGGTCTGAGACCCAGTGAGGTAGGGATAGTAGACAAGCAAGAGCGCAGGTGAGTGTGTGCTTTCTCCCCAGGTGACCATGTGGCTGGGATGCTGGCTGTCGCTGTGGCCTCTAGCCGCACCCTAGAGGTCCTGGACTTGGAGGGGACTGGGCTCACCAACCAGTCAGCCCAGGTGAGAAGGTTTTGTGACTAGGGACAGGCTAGGAGGCAGGGTGGGTCTGTGGAcagacttaagggctggggtctgAGGATCTGCTTAAACTGTCCCCACCCATTCCCACGCCCTTGCCTACCCCCAGACCCTGCTGGACATGGTGGAGAACTACCCTACAGCTTTGCGGAGCTTGGTGCTGGCTGAGAACAGCATTAGCCCAGAGCTGCAGCGGCAGATCTGTGACCTGCTCtcagagggggaggaagaggaagaggtggcAGCAGGGGTTGACGATACCCGGGaacgggagagagggaggggcagcAGCTCCTGGATGTGCCCTAGTGGTAAGAGCCCAGAGGGTCAGTCTGTCAGGGCTGGACGAGGCTTGGTTACCAGTATGAGTGGGAGGGGGCACCTAGGCTACCTATCAGCAGCCACCAACAGGGGAACAAGTGATAGCCTGAGCACCTCTCGGTATTCCAGATCCCGGCTCGCAGATGGTGCTGATGACGTCAGGACTGGGGGACAACCTGCTGGCTGAGACCGAGATGTGACCCTCCACTTGGCCTTCATGACATTTGTCTGTATCCCCAGCGCCTCAGCGCTGGATCTCAGGGTCCTGCTCTGGGGCATGGGCCCGCAGGGGTTGATGGGTACCTCAGGCTCTGGCAGATCAGGCCTTGgggtgggaggctctggaagctgtGACTGGACCACAGCCTTAGGGGGTACCTGAACCCAAGGGAGGCCTCTGGACTTGTTAGCAGCTCCGGCTGCAGCCCGCTGGATCGGAAGAGATTTTATGAAACCACCACCTGGTGTGGCTGTGGTCACTGGGAACCTGGCAGGAGGGAGGATCTGGAGTCACCACAGAGCACCACTAGGGGGCAGTGCCACCCAGCCCGTTCAGTGTGCACGGGCATCTCCTAACCCCAGGTTCTGGGGTGACTCAGACAGGATGGAGGTCACAGCTCCAGGGCTGTGATTTGGGGTGATGCTGTGCCCAGGTGAGCCCCAGACCAGTCGCTAGCAACAACTAAGGTGAAAGCCACTCACAGACCAAGCAGGAGATACCAGTAAAATAGtttatttgattttaaaatagTCTGCAACGTGAAATATTCCCCAAACGGGGTGTAACAGTCTAGAGCCACGGTTGGGGGGAGAGTGGGTCTCACACAGCTTGAGGCCCCTGAACCTCGCCCTCCATTCCcttcctgagggaggagggcacTGCGAGGCCTGTCCTGAGTgggcctcctcctcccctccctggaAGGCCACAGCTCCTGCAGCCTCTGCGGGCTGAGGGTAGCAGGCTGCTTACAGAATGACCCCAACCACACCCCACCCAGCACCCTCACATCCTCCAGAACAGGAAacaagccctgtgggtcccacccTGTTACCACGCCCTCGGCCCCTACACATTTGGAGAATCGAAAGCTGAGGAGCGCAGGGAGGACCCTGCCCCCAGGCAGCTGGAGAAAGGCCCAGCTGGCACCCTAAACCACCCGGTTGCCCCAGCAGGCAGGAGGGCTAATCCAGCAGGTtgccctgctcctgggcctgggTCAGGCTGTCTTTTCGGTGCAGGTGGTGAACCCCCATCCTCTTTGGGCTGCGCTGGGGGCGGTTGGCATTGGCCAGTGGCCAGGTTCTGCCTTCAGTGTGGGCAGTGCCAGGCCGCTCCTCTGTGCCGCTGTCCTGGGGCAGGAGGCGCTGGCGCTCCTCCTCCTCTTCGGGGCTGGCAGGCAGACTGAactgctgctcctcctcctccccaggaAAGCTGGATTGGGGTGCCATGTGGAGTAGAAGCCTGCTCTCACCAGGAGGGGGAGATGGTGTTAGGGCCTCCTCATCTCCATCGGAGGGGCTCAGGGCAAAATGGCgctgcagctctgggagcacATCCCGCCCAAAAGCAGTGCGCTGGGCCACAGCAGCAGGTGGCGGGGTGCGGTCCACAAATGCCCGCTGCCAGCTGGCCAGCAGGTCGTCCTCAGAGCTGGCCGAGCTGGCCGGGGGGCTGCATCCTGGAAGCACAGGGCTGgcctggtggtggggggaggcctGGGTCGAGGCGGGGCTGCTGGGGCCAGC harbors:
- the LRRC73 gene encoding leucine-rich repeat-containing protein 73: MLPSSIQISGEPLSGAEVRDICRGLRDNAVRLLSLRGCRLCDRDFGRICRALAGATSLAQLNLNLGVVSSPSRIKQLAEALRTNRSIQSLFLHGSPLTDAGLALLNPALALHPALVALDLGDCMLGDEAINLICGLLPPDGAKSGLKELTLSANPGITPKGWSRLAIAVAHSSQVRVLNLDYNPLGDHVAGMLAVAVASSRTLEVLDLEGTGLTNQSAQTLLDMVENYPTALRSLVLAENSISPELQRQICDLLSEGEEEEEVAAGVDDTRERERGRGSSSWMCPSDPGSQMVLMTSGLGDNLLAETEM